The genomic region TCACCCAATAGGCGCCGCTGCCTACAGGAACATCCCCCCCGACGCCTCGATCCGCTGGCCGGTGATCCAGTTGCTGCCATCGGCCAGCAAGCTCGAAATCGCCCCGCCAATATCGTCCGGCAAGCCGACACGGCCCAGGGCGGTATTGTTGGCGACCATCGTATTCAGATCGGTGTTATCGCGCACTGCGCCGCCGCCGAAGTCAGTGGCAATCGCGCCCGGTGCCAGGGTGTTCACGGTAATACCGCGTGGGCCCAGCTCCTTGGCCTGGTAGCGCGACAGCACTTCAATGGCGCCCTTCATCGACGCGTACGCGGCATAGCCCGGCAGGCTGAACCGCGCCAGGCCGCTGGAAATATTGATGATGCGCCCACCATCGCTGATCAGCGGCAGCAGTTTCTGCGTGAGGAAAAACGGCGCCTTCAAGTGGATCGCCACCAACTGGTCGAACTGTGCTTCGGTGGTCTCGGTAAAGCTGGCGTGGGCACCGATCCCGGCGTTGTTGATCAGGAAGTTGAAGTGATCCTGGGCGAAAAC from Pseudomonas synxantha harbors:
- a CDS encoding SDR family NAD(P)-dependent oxidoreductase, with the protein product MTRKIALITGASRGLGKSAALHLAAQGVDIIGTYHSAAAEAQAVIAQVQALGGRAAMLQLDVSQSAGFDGFVAQVGALLKEVFAQDHFNFLINNAGIGAHASFTETTEAQFDQLVAIHLKAPFFLTQKLLPLISDGGRIINISSGLARFSLPGYAAYASMKGAIEVLSRYQAKELGPRGITVNTLAPGAIATDFGGGAVRDNTDLNTMVANNTALGRVGLPDDIGGAISSLLADGSNWITGQRIEASGGMFL